The window GCTTTCGTGTCAAGGCGGCGGCAACTGGCCGTTTTCGACGCGTTGCATTCTGTAGTGCATGAGCCGGAGGATCCGGCTTTCGAAATTGGCTGCCTCGACGCGATCGAACCGTACCTGGTCCTGGTCGTGGCCGGCGAGTTCTGCCGCGCTGATCTCGGCGGCCTTTGCCTTGGCCGCTTCGCAGGTCTTTTGCGGATAGCTCGCCTTCAGCGCATCCTCGAGCATGCGCGCATGGTTCTTGGCGATCTCGACATGGCGCTCCTCGTGGCGTTTGATGTCGGCCGACAGCGTGTCCCAGAACAGCCTGACATTCGCGTCGGATTTGCGCGGCCGCCGCCATTCGGGAAG is drawn from Mesorhizobium sp. B1-1-8 and contains these coding sequences:
- a CDS encoding DUF922 domain-containing Zn-dependent protease, whose translation is MNRPLLCALMLMLTAMPAGAANLVKTYSYFSIGGRTLDDIEKQLSKNGPEVKSTGSRHPGATQMAFTTRISYAQTATSCRIADASVTLKVKVILPEWRRPRKSDANVRLFWDTLSADIKRHEERHVEIAKNHARMLEDALKASYPQKTCEAAKAKAAEISAAELAGHDQDQVRFDRVEAANFESRILRLMHYRMQRVENGQLPPP